Genomic segment of Rhodococcus rhodochrous:
GCGAGCGCGGGATGGGCGCTCACCGCCGAGCGCGTCGTCAAGAACGCCGACGGACTCGACCTGTCCGGACTGCTCGACACCATCGACGCGCAGATGCGCGATGCCCCCGAGCGTCTGCAGTGGGCGATGAACACCTGCCTGGCGCAGATCGGCATCGAACACCCCGACCACCGCGCCCGGACGCTCGACATCGGCGAACGCCTCGAAGTGCTGAAGGACTATCCGACGTCCCCGGGCTGCACGTCACCGTACGCACCGGCATGGATCGGCGAGATGGTGCGACGGAAGAACGAGGCGACGGCCACCCGCTCGTAGCTCACGCCACGTCGAGTGTGCGGATCTCCTGCCAGATCTCGTTCCACCCGGTGGTCCGTCCCGTCAGCAGCCACACGCGGGCGTCGATGTCGTCGCCCACAGGTCCGCGCACCTCACGGACGTCGGTGAAATACGGTTCGAGGTCGGACGGATCGGTACCGGTGAACAGCACATCGGTGCTCGACTCGTCGGGAAGTGGGAAATAGCCGTACGCGCGGTTGGGGCTGTGCGCGGGCGGAAGATCGAAGCGCTCGGAGTAGCCGTCGAGATAGGCCGCGAGAATGTACGACTTGCCGAACAGCACCGTGCGGCGCTGCTCGCCCGCCGACAGATCCCCGTACGCGCCCGCGGTGCTCGCGGCGATGCGTTCCCCGACGTCGCTGTTGGATATCGGCACCGAGACGGACAGCACGAGCGCGGTGAGCACCACACCCAGCGCGAGGCCGGGCCACACCGCGGCACCCCACCGCCCGACGCCGCCTTCGCGCCGGAGCTGGAATCCCACGGTGCCGGCCGCGACGAGCGCACCGTGGAAACCCGCCAGATAGTAGGGCCGGCTCCCGGTGAGCACGAACACCATCAGCACGACCAGGAACGCAACCGCCACGAACCGATACGGCCGAAGCTCCTCGGCGCGCAGCAGACACCACAGTCCGTATGCCATCAGCAGCGTGCCCAGCACCCCCGCCCACAGGAGCATCTGCAGCGACGCCCCGAGACGACCGCCGTAGAGCACCTCCATCTCCGCGACCACCACCTCCGACATCGCCCACTGGGGCCAGCCGTGCGCCGCCTGCCAGATCAGCGTCGGCACCGCGAGCAACGCGGCGACCACCGCACCCACCCACAACAGGGGACGACCGAAGATCTGCCGCGGACCGCACATCACGAGACCGATCACCACCCCGGCGCACAGCAGCGCCACCTGGAACTTCGTCTCGGCCGCAATCCCCACGACCAGGCCGGCGAGCAGCAGCAACCGGTCGTCGCGCACCCGCACCCACCGCACCAGCAACCACAGCAGCACGAGCCACTGCACGGGCTCGAGCGCGTACGGCGTGAGCCAGTGCCCGAACAGCGCCGCCGACACCGAGGTGGCCTGCGCAGCCGCGGCGATCCACTGGGCGCGCCCATCACCGCCCAGCTCGCGGGCGATCAGCGCGACCACCACGACCGCAGCCACCGTCGCCACGATCGCCGGTAGCCGCAGCGCGACGATCGATCCGGGCGCGACCGCGTCGGCCGTCCACGCGATCAGCGGCGCGACCGGCGGCTGGTCGGCCGATCCCCAATCGAGGTGATTGCGGCCGACGGCCAGCATGTACATCTCGTCGAACCAGTAGCCGCGGCCACCGGCCACGGCCGCGACCAGGTGCGCGACCGCCACGAGCGCCGCGATCACCCCCACCGCGCGGCCCGCGAACGGATGGATCACCCGCCGCTGCGGTGCTTCGTGAGCGACTGTGCGTTCCTGTGCGGTCCTGGCCCAGGCCATACGCATTCGACTTCCGATGTCGGATCGTTCCGGTCGGTACCGGGAGTGGGTACCTCCCCGAATGGGTACCGTTCCGAGCGAGGGTACGCGGCAGGCCGGGCCCCGCGTGCGCATTCGCGGGAAAGCCCTGGCCGGCGCCGGATATCAGCGACGACGAGGAGAACGATGCAGCTCCCCACCACCGACACCGACTTCGACACCCTCGACGCGTGGTGGCGGGCCGCGAACTATCTGTCCGTCGGCCAGATCTATCTCATGGACAATCCGCTGCTTCGCGAACCGCTGCGGCCCGAACACATCAAACCGCGGCTGCTCGGACACTGGGGCACCACACCGGGATTGAACTTCGTCTACGCGCACCTCAACCGCGCCATCACCACCCGCGACCTGGACATGATGTACGTCATGGGTCCCGGTCACGGCGGACCCGGACCGGTGGGCGCGGCGTGGCTCGAAGGCACCTACAGCGAGGTCTACCCGGACATCTCCCGCGATGAGGACGGCATGCGGCGCCTGTTCCGCCAGTTCTCGTTCCCCGGCGGCATTCCCAGCCACGTCGCCCCCGAGACCCCGGGATCGATCCACGAGGGTGGTGAACTCGGCTACTCCCTCTCGCACGCCTACGGCGCCGCCTTCGACAATCCCGATCTGATCGTCGCCGCGGTCGTCGGCGACGGCGAAGCCGAGACGGCGCCGTTGGCCGCGAGCTGGCATTCGACGAAATTCGTCGACCCGCGCCGCGACGGTGCGGTACTGCCGATCCTGCACCTCAACGGCTTCAAGATCGCGAACCCGACGGTGCTCGCCCGCATCGACGAGGACGAACTGATCTCGCTGCTGCGCGGCTACGGGCACGAACCGATCGTCGTCGCCGGTGAGGATCCCGCCGACATGCACCGGCGCTTCGCCGCCGCCCTCGACGCGGCGCTCGACCGCATCTCCGAGATCCAGCAGACCGCCCGCAGCACCGGAAACGCGACCCGCCCGGCCTGGCCGACGATCGTGCTGCGCTCCCCGAAGGGCTGGACCGGCCCGGTCGAGGTCGACGATATCCCGGTCGAGGGCACCTGGCGCGCCCACCAGGTGCCGATCGGCGATCCGCGCGGCGACGACGAGCACCGCCGACTCCTCGAGGAGTGGCTGCGCAGCTACCGGCCCGAGGAACTGTTCGACGACGACGGCGTTCCCGTCGCCGCCCTGCGCGATCTCGCGCCCCGCGGCACCCGGCGGATGAGCGCCAACCCGCACGCCAACGGGGGAGCAGTACTGCGCGACCTGATCCTGCCGGATTTCCGCGACTACGCCGTCGACGTACCCGAACCGGCCACCACCACCGGCGAGGCCACCCGCATCCTCGGCACCTTCCTACGTGACGTCATGCGGAACAACGCCACGAACTTCCGGGTGTTCGCGCCCGACGAGAACAACTCCAACCGTCTCGACGCGATCCTCGACGCCACCGACCGCACCTGGAACGCGCGCATCGACCCGGGCGACGACCGGGTCGCCCCCGACGGGCGGGTCATGGAGATCCTGTCCGAACACACCTGCCAGGGCTGGCTCGAGGGCTACCTGCTCACCGGCCGGCACGGATTGTTCTCCAGCTACGAGGCTTTCGCGCACCTCGTCGACTCGATGGTCAACCAGCACGCCAAATGGCTGCTCACCACGAACCGGATCCGCTGGCGCCGCCCCGTCCCGTCGCTGAACTACCTGCTCACCTCCCACGTGTGGCGGCAGGACCACAACGGGTTCTCGCACCAGGACCCCGGATTCATCGACCACGTCGTCAACAAGAAACCCGAGGTCGTGCGCGTCTACCTGCCGCCGGACGCCAACACCCTGCTCTCGGTGGCCGACCACTGCCTGCGCACCCGCCAGTACATCAACGTGATCGTCGCCGGAAAGCAACCCGCCGTGCAGTTCCTGGACATCGACGACGCAATGACACACTGCCGCAAGGGTATCGGGATCTGGCAATGGGCCTCGACCGACCGCGACACCGAACCGGATGTGGTGCTCGCCTGCGCCGGCGACATCCCCACGATGGAGACCCTCGCGGCCGTCGACATCCTGCACCGCCGCTTCCCCGACCTGCGGATCCGGGTGGTCAACGTCGTCGACCTCATGCGACTGCAGGACGACCGGGTGCATCCACACGGGCTGCCGGACGCGCACTTCGACGCGCTGTTCACCACCGATACGCCGGTGGTCTTCGCCTACCACGGCTATCCGTGGCTGATCCACCGTCTCGTCTACCGGCGCACCAACCACGAGAACTTCCACGTCCACGGCTACATCGAGGAGGGCACGACCACCACACCGTTCGACATGTGCGTGCTCAACCGCATCGACCGCTACCACCTCGCGCTCGACGTCCTCGACCGCGTCGAGCGGATCCGGCCGATCGCCGGGCACGCCCGCGAGGAACTCGAGAACATCCTCGCCGAACACACCCGCTACGTGCGCACCCACGGCGAGGACATGCCGGTGATCACCGACTGGCACTGGCAGGGTGTCGGAATCGACTGAGCGTCACACCGATCCGCGGCGGGCCAGGCGCCCGGCGGTGAAGGCGTCGACGTCCACCTCGTCGAGGGAGGTCACCACCAGATCGGCGCCCGCGTCCTCGAGGTCGGCGGCGTCGTCGAACCGGGCGACACCGAGCGCCCACATGCCGCCGGCCTTCGCCGCCCGGATCCCGCTGATCGCGTCCTCGACGACCACGCACGCCTGCGCGGGCACCCCGAGTTCGTCGGCGGCGGTGAGGAACAGTTCCGGGTCGGGTTTGCCGTGGGCGACCGGGCGGCCGGACAGATCCGCGTCGAACCGGTCGAGCAGCGTCTCGCCGGGACGATCATGGGCGGGGATCGCCCGCAGGAACAGGCCGGCGTTCTTCGACGAGGACGCCGCGGCCACCGCGATCCCCGCCGCCTGCACGGCCGCGACGAAGCGCACCCCGTCGTCGTAGGCGCGGAACCGGCGCTCG
This window contains:
- a CDS encoding glycosyltransferase family 39 protein — translated: MAWARTAQERTVAHEAPQRRVIHPFAGRAVGVIAALVAVAHLVAAVAGGRGYWFDEMYMLAVGRNHLDWGSADQPPVAPLIAWTADAVAPGSIVALRLPAIVATVAAVVVVALIARELGGDGRAQWIAAAAQATSVSAALFGHWLTPYALEPVQWLVLLWLLVRWVRVRDDRLLLLAGLVVGIAAETKFQVALLCAGVVIGLVMCGPRQIFGRPLLWVGAVVAALLAVPTLIWQAAHGWPQWAMSEVVVAEMEVLYGGRLGASLQMLLWAGVLGTLLMAYGLWCLLRAEELRPYRFVAVAFLVVLMVFVLTGSRPYYLAGFHGALVAAGTVGFQLRREGGVGRWGAAVWPGLALGVVLTALVLSVSVPISNSDVGERIAASTAGAYGDLSAGEQRRTVLFGKSYILAAYLDGYSERFDLPPAHSPNRAYGYFPLPDESSTDVLFTGTDPSDLEPYFTDVREVRGPVGDDIDARVWLLTGRTTGWNEIWQEIRTLDVA
- a CDS encoding phosphoketolase, with the translated sequence MQLPTTDTDFDTLDAWWRAANYLSVGQIYLMDNPLLREPLRPEHIKPRLLGHWGTTPGLNFVYAHLNRAITTRDLDMMYVMGPGHGGPGPVGAAWLEGTYSEVYPDISRDEDGMRRLFRQFSFPGGIPSHVAPETPGSIHEGGELGYSLSHAYGAAFDNPDLIVAAVVGDGEAETAPLAASWHSTKFVDPRRDGAVLPILHLNGFKIANPTVLARIDEDELISLLRGYGHEPIVVAGEDPADMHRRFAAALDAALDRISEIQQTARSTGNATRPAWPTIVLRSPKGWTGPVEVDDIPVEGTWRAHQVPIGDPRGDDEHRRLLEEWLRSYRPEELFDDDGVPVAALRDLAPRGTRRMSANPHANGGAVLRDLILPDFRDYAVDVPEPATTTGEATRILGTFLRDVMRNNATNFRVFAPDENNSNRLDAILDATDRTWNARIDPGDDRVAPDGRVMEILSEHTCQGWLEGYLLTGRHGLFSSYEAFAHLVDSMVNQHAKWLLTTNRIRWRRPVPSLNYLLTSHVWRQDHNGFSHQDPGFIDHVVNKKPEVVRVYLPPDANTLLSVADHCLRTRQYINVIVAGKQPAVQFLDIDDAMTHCRKGIGIWQWASTDRDTEPDVVLACAGDIPTMETLAAVDILHRRFPDLRIRVVNVVDLMRLQDDRVHPHGLPDAHFDALFTTDTPVVFAYHGYPWLIHRLVYRRTNHENFHVHGYIEEGTTTTPFDMCVLNRIDRYHLALDVLDRVERIRPIAGHAREELENILAEHTRYVRTHGEDMPVITDWHWQGVGID
- a CDS encoding HAD family hydrolase, giving the protein MAETQSRFRAVIFDVDGVLVDSPHETAWREALAELMTGDWRDLQPETSWQEDAFTAEVYRQVLSGRQRMDGARAALEYFAVPDAERRAVDYAERKQARLLRLIDERRFRAYDDGVRFVAAVQAAGIAVAAASSSKNAGLFLRAIPAHDRPGETLLDRFDADLSGRPVAHGKPDPELFLTAADELGVPAQACVVVEDAISGIRAAKAGGMWALGVARFDDAADLEDAGADLVVTSLDEVDVDAFTAGRLARRGSV